Below is a window of Nocardioides sp. S-1144 DNA.
GGCCGGAGCCGTCGTCCGGGGGCGGGCCCTGCCGCCGCGCGTCGTCCTCGCCCTGGCCGCCGACCTCGACGGCTGGTCGGGCGCCGACCTCGCCGACGGGCTGCGCCGGCACGCCGGGAGCCGGTTCCACCCGCCGGGGCTCGGCGCGCGCTCGGCCCTGACCGACGTGATGGTGCACCGCGTGGACGTCGCCGTGCCCCTCGGGCTCCCGGTCGACCGGCCCGCCGCGCACTGGACCCCGGTGCTCGACTTCCTGCTCTCCGGCCTGCCGATGCTGGGGTCGATCCGCGGCGGTCGGCCGCGGCTGCGCTACCGCGCCACCGACGTGGACTGGCACGGCGGGCGGAGTGGGCGGGGTGGGCCGGGCACCGAGGTGTCCGGCACCGCCGCCGCGCTGGCGACCACGATCGCGGGCCGCCCGGCCCTGGTGCACGAGCTCGACGGACCCGGCGTCGCAGCGCTGCGGGCCTGGGTCGGTGCCGGCGCGGCGTCCTAGGCGCCCGCCCGACACCGGTCGCCGCCCGGCCGGTCCGGGAAGTGAGGTGCTCCAGTGGGACCGGCCCGCTAGGATGGGGGAGCACGACAACTCAAGAGGGGCTGATCGGTTTCGACTTGGGACGTTAGTTCCAGGGGAAGCGGGTCGAGGAGCCAGCGTCATCTCGTAAACGATCGCTGGAAACCAATAACTGCCAACGCTAAGCGCAGTTCCTTCGCTCTCGCCGCCTGAGCGGTGATCGAAGCGTCAGACCGGGCATCCGTCTCCGTCCCGGACCCTGGCGTCATCTAGGAGACTTGCTGTTCACCTCTCGTCAGGAGGGGTGACCGGGACTCAAACCTGACTGGGCCTGTCGGCGACGCGTCTGCGCGAGCGCCGGGGCCGAGAAATCGTCATCGCAGACTGCACCCGGAGAAGACCTGGTTCGACGCTCGAGGACGCGGGTTCGATTCCCGCCAGCTCCACACCCAGAGGTCCCCGCAGCACGAGCGCGGAGGCGTCGCACACTGCCGGTCCCGGCGGCCCAGCCGCCGAGACGCAGCCCTCTTGAACGTGAGCCGCTCCGACACCGTCGGAGCGGCTCACGTGTCTGTCCTGCGCAGCCCGTCTCCGGCTGGGCGCCGGCAGCAAGCCGCCTGCCGCAATCCGTCCGCGGCGACCTCACGCGGCGGGCGGGGCGACGGTCGCGTCGCGTCGACCCGACCGGAGGAGCGCCGCGGCGACGAAGCCGGTGGCCTTCAGGTCCTCGACGAAGGTGTGCAGGAACCCGACCGCCTCCGGGCTGCGGGTCCGCGCGGTGCCGACCGCCTGCTGGATCTCCATGAAGCGCGGCTCGAGCAGCCGCGTGCCGGGGTGGGTCGCGACGAAGTCGACGACCGGCTGCCTGATGCCGGCGGCGACCTCCAGCCGCTGCTCGGAGAACACCGAGGTGCCCTCGCTGCCCCGGACCACCTCGGCGTGCGCCAGGGTGCGGGTGAGGAACAGGTCGTAGGCCGACCCCTCCTTGACCCCGACCCGGACGCCCGGGCGGTCGACGTCGTCGGCCGAGGTGAGGGGTGAGCCGTCGGGGACCGCGTAGACCCCCTCGATGACCGCGTACGGCGCGGTGAACGCGACCGTCTCCTCGCGGGCGGGGTCGACGGCGAGGAAGCAGATGTCGGCCCGGCCCGTGGTCATCGCCGTGAACGAGTCGCGCGCGGCGTCGAAGCAGACCAGCTCGACCGGGACGCCGAGCAGAGAGCCGAGCTCGCGGGCGATGTCGACGGTGACGCCGCCCGGAGCATCTGGGGTGCCCTGGGCGAGCACCGGGTTGCCGAGGTTGATCGACGCACGCAGGGTGCCGGTCGGAGCGAGCTCGTCGGTGATGTCCACGAGCCGCATGGTGCCAGCCCTGTGGCTCGTGGCTCAGATCCAGCCCATCCGCCGCGCGATCGCGACCGCGTCGTGCCGGTTGGCGGCGTCGAGCTTGGTCATCGCGTTGGACAGGTAGTTGCGCACCGTGCCGGGGGAGAGGGAGGCCCGCTGGGCGATCTCGTCGATCGGGGCGCCGGTCGCGGCGAGCTCGAGGACGTCGGACTCGCGCGGGGTGAGCGGGCTGTCGCCGGCGGTGATGGCCTCGGCCGCGAGCTGGGGGTCGACGTGGCGGCCCCCGGCGTGCACCGTGCGGACGACGGCCGCGAGCGTGGCCGCCGACGTCGTCTTCGGCAGGAACCCGCGGACGCCGGCCGCGAGCGCCCGCTTGAGGTGACCGGGACGGCCGTGGCTGGTGACGATGATGCAGCGGCAGCCGGGCAGCCGCGTGGCCAGCTGCTCGGCCACCGCCGTGCCGTCGAGCCCGGGCATCTGCAGGTCGAGCACGGCGACGTCGACCCCGTGCTTGACGGCCATCGCGACCGCCTCGTCGCCGGTGGCGGCCTCGGCGACCACGTCGACGTCGTCCTCGAGGTTGAGCATCTGCACCAGCGCGGTGCGGATGAGGTGCTCGTCGTCGGCCAGGAGGACCCGGATGACGCCGGTGGTTTCGGTGCTGGTCACGCGGGGCTCCTGGTGGTGGTGGCGCTCAGCGGCCCGGACCCGGGCAGGTGGGCCACGACGGTCCAGGAGCCGGGCGAGGCGGTCGTGGTGAGGGAGGCGCCGAGCGGGCTGAGTCGTTCCCGCAGGCCGTCGAGGCCGGCGCCGCCGCCGGACGCCGGGGGGCCGGCTCGGACGCCGTCGTTCGAGACCCGCAGCTCGTCGCCCGCGAGCTCGATGCGCACGCGGGTGGCCGCCGAGTGGCGCAGCACGTTGGTGACGCTCTCGCGGACCACCCACCCGGCCGCCTCGTGCCAGGCCCGGGGGACGACGTCCACGGCGAGCTCGACGTCGATCCCGGCCGAGCGGAGCAGCGACCGGGCGCCCTCGAGCTCGGTCGCCAGGTCGGTGGGGCGGTAGCCGCGGGCCAGCTCGCGGGCCTCGGCGAGCGCCTCGTGCGCGACGGCACGCACCTCCAGCATCTTCTCCGCCGACCGCTCGTCGCCGCGGGCGGCGAGGGTCGCGGCGAGCTCGGCCTGGACGGCGATCGTCGACAGGCGCCTCCCGAGCACGTCGTGGACGTCGCGGGAGAACCGCAGGCGCTCCTCGGCGACCGCCAGCCGGGCGACGGCGTTCCGGGCGGCGTCGAGCTCGCTCACGACGTCGAGCACCCAGAGCGAGGCGCGGACCGCGAACACGAGGAAGGCCGCGAGGACAGCCCCTGACACCACCCCCGAGGCCTCGCCCCGCAGCCCGCCGAGGACGGCGCCGCCGGCCACCACCGCGGCCGAGACCCGGTGGTCGGGGATGCCGCCGAGGGCGGCGGCGACGTTGCCGATCACCATCGCGGTCACCGTGGCCTGCACGGTGTCGACCGACGACGTGCCGGGCACGAGCAGGTACCCCACGCTGCCCAGCAGCAGCACCGCCACCCACGGCCAGGGCAGCGGACCGCGGGCGGGGTGGTTGTCGACCACCGCGCGCAGCACGACCGTCGCGGCGACGAGCACGACGACCCCGCCCGCGACGATGGCGCCCCGCTCGCCCGCGTCGGCGGCGGCGGTCGCCGCGGCGAGCAGGAGCGAGAAGGCGAAGCCGGCGAGCATCACGTACAGCGAGGCGCGGGTGTAGAGGTCGACGCGCTCGACCCGGCTCAGGGCCGACCAGCGGCGGGGTCTGCGCAGGGTCATGGCCACGGCCCCACCCTAGGGACGGGCGGGGCCGTGGTGAGGGTGGGACGCGTCAGGAGCGGGGCTCCCAGCGCATCGAGCGGGAGGCGAGCGAGAGGGCGACGCCGGTCCAGGCGACCATCACGGCGAGGGGGCCGACGCTCTGCCCCCACGTCTCCGAGAGCGACAGGGTCGACTCGGTCGCGCCGGTGCCGTCGAGCCCGAACCAGCCGACCCGCACGAGCTCGCCGATGGCGGCGCCCGGGGTGTAGGAGACGACGTCGCGCACCGCCTCGGGCAGGCTGGTGAGCGAGGCCATGACCGGTCCGGCGATGGCCAGGATGATCACCGGCATGCTGGTCAGCTGCGCCGCCTCGGCGCTGCGGGTCCAGGCCGCCGTCCAGTAGGCCAGGCCCGCGAACATGACCGCCGAGACCACGGCACCGACGGCGAACACGGCCGGGTTCAGGGGGAGCGGCTGGCCCAGCGCGGCGGCGGCCGGGACGGTGACGGCGCTGACCGCGAGGGCGCACAGGACGCCGGGCAGCGCGACGCCGACGAGCAGCTCGGAGTCGCGGACCTCACCGGTGCGCATCCGCTTGAGCACCAGCTCGTCGCGGCGGTTCACGAACTGCGACAGCACGTTGTAGAACACCGGGAACAGCCCGGCGGTGAGCACGACGCCGCCGATGCCGGAGGCGCCGAGGGCGATGTCGCCCCGCTCCCCGGGCAGCAGCAGGGCCAACCCGGCGAGCGGCAGCACCGTGCCGTAGACCAGCGCGAGCCGGTTGCGCGCCAGGAGGACGAGGTTCCACCGGGTCAGGTGGGCCAGCCGGCGCAGGGAGAAGCGGTCGGCGGGGGTGGGGGCGGTGGTCGTGGCGGTGGTGGCGCTCATCGGAGGCTCCCTTCCAGGGGGACGGCGGGGGTGGCGTGCTCGGCGGGGCGGTCGGCGGGCCGGCCGGGCGTGCCGGCGTCCGGGTCGCGACCGTCGGCGATCGCGAGGAAGACGGTCTCGAGGCTGGGGCTGCGGGCGTCGAGCCCGGCGAGCCGGACGCCGTACTGGTCGGCCCAGTCGAGGAGGTCGCCGAGCGAGGCCTGCAGGTCGCTGGTCTCCAGCGTCGTGCGGCTGTGCTCGTGGTGCACGCGGGTGACGCCGGAGAGCGGGTCCGGGAGCGTGTCGAGGCGGTCGAAGGAGATCATCGAGGGGTGCCCGGCGGCGATCTCGGTGGGTGTGCCGGACCGGACGATCTCGCCGCGGTGCATGATCTCGAGGCGGTCCGCGAGGGTCTCGGCCTCCTCGAGGTAGTGGGTGGTGACGAGGACCGTGGAGCCCGCGTCGCGGAGGCCGGCGACGAGGGTCCAGACCTGGCGGCGGCTCTCGGGGTCCAGGCCGGTGGTCGGCTCGTCGAGGATGACCAGCTCGGGGTCGCCCATCAGCGTGGCGGCGAGGTCGACGCGGCGGCTCTCCCCGCCCGAGAGCGACAGCATCCGGGTGTCGGCGCGCCCGCCGAGCGAGAGCAGGTCGAGCATGTCGTCGACCGGGCGCGGCGCGGTGAGCGTCCCGCTCCACAGCCGCAGCGTCTCGCGCACGGTCAGGTCGCCGGAGAAGCCGCTGCGCTGCAGCAGCACCCCGGTCCGACGCCGGACGGCGGCGCGGTCGGCGATCGGGTCGAGCCCGAGCACGCGGATCTCGCCCGCGGTGGCGGTGGCCAGCCCCTCGATCACCTCCAGCGTGGAGGTCTTGCCGGCGCCGTTGGTGCCGAGGAGGGCGGTGATGGAGCCGGCGGCGACGTCGAGGTCGATGCCGCGGACGGCCTCGAACGCGGTGGCGCCGTGTCCGAAGGTGCGTCGCAGGCCGCGGACCCGGATCGCAGGCTGCCCCGGGGATCGGGTGGTGGTGTTCGTGTCCATGTCCCCAGCCTCGCCGCGTCCGGGCCGGTTCCTCAGTCGCGTTCCTCACCGGTCGTCGATGACAAATGTCATCGCGGGCCATGATGGTGCCGTGACCCACGGCATCTCCTTCCCCGCCCGACCCGACGGCCGCCGCAGCACCACCGAGGTGGGCCGCGAGGTCGTGGCCGCCGCGCTGCGTGCCGTCGACCCGGCCGGCGCGCTCGGCGTCGAGCAGGAGACCGCGTGGCGCAGCGGGTACGTCGTGCACTTCCGGCGCCTGGTCGAGGCCGGTCTGGCGACGCCCGAGGCGTGGGTGCGGATCGCCCGCGACGGGCTGGACGCCGTCCACCAGCGGATGGTGGTCGCCGACGACGGCGACGGGCGCGACACCGCGGCGGCCGACCGACCGCTCGCCTCGCTGCTCGACGCGGCGCCCACCCGGGTGCTGCACACCGAGGAGGTCCGCGGGGAGGGCGCCGCGGCCACCGAGCTCGTCGTGCCCTACCGCGGCCGTGAGCTGCGCGGCGACGCGCTGCGCGACCAGCTGGCCGACTGGGTGGTGCGCGGCGTGATGGAGCCCTCGGCCGCCGAGGCCGTCGCCGAGGTCGCGGCGCACCCCGGGTGGCTGCGGGCCGAGGGCCACACGGTCGTCGTCCTCGGTGCGGGGGCGGAGATGGGTCCCCTCGCCCCGCTGCTGCGCTGGGGCGCCACCGTCGCCGCGGTCGACCTGCCCCGCGAGGCCGTCTGGGAGCGGGTGCGGGCGACCGCGACCCGGGCGGCCGGGCGGCTGCTGGTGCCGGTCGACGACGCCGGCGTCACCGGGGCCGACCTGCTGGCCGAGGTGCCGGAGGTCGCGACCTGGGTCGAGGGACTCGACGGCCGGCTCGTCGTGGGCAACTACCTCTACGCCGACGGGGCCACCCACGTGCGGGTGACGGTGGCCGCCGACGTCCTGGGGGCCCGGCTGGTGCGGAACCGCCCCGACACCGCGCTGGCCTTCCTCGCCACCCCGACCGACGTGTTCGCCGTCCCGCGCGCGGCCGTCGAGGCCTCGACCGACGCCTACGTCGAGCGCGGCCGCACCGCCAAGGTGGTCGGCCGTCCGCTGCGCTGGGTCTCGCGCGGCCGGCTCCTGCACCGCGCCTACCCACCGGCCGCCGACCCCGGCATCGGCGACAGCCTGGTGCCGGTCCAGGGCCCCAACTACGCCCTCGCCAAGCGGATCCAGCGCTGGCGGGCCACGACCGCGCTCGCCGACGGGGGACTGGTGTCGTTCCACGTCGCGCCGTCGACCCGCACCCGCTCGGTCCTCAAGAACCGCGCGCTCGCCGCCGCCTTCGCGGGCGCGCACCGCTTCGGCGTCGAGGTCTTCGAGCCGGCCACCGCCAACACGCTGATGGCGGCCCTGCTCGTGCGCGACCTCGCCCGGCCGCCGGCACCGCGGGCCCACCCGTGGCAGGACGAGGCCGCGGCCGCCGTGCACGGCGGGCTGTGGCGCGCGGCCTACGAGCCCCGCAGCGCGCTCGGACTCGCGGCCGTCCTCGGCTACGGCAGCGCCCGCGGCTGAGCACCGGCGCGCGGCCCGCGACGGCACGATCGGGGTGACGGTGGCGCGACCCGCCGCGCGGGTGACGCCGTCCGGGGCGGCTCTCCGTCATCATCCGGTCATGGCGTTCGGACGGCTGCTGGTCATCGTGTCCCTCCTCCTGCTCGGCGCGACGCTCCCGGCGGCCGCCGCCGAGCCGGCGTCGCTGGTGCTGACCGCCACCGCGGGGCCCGCGGACGCGGACGCCCCGCTGGCGGTGACGCTCACCGGGGACGACGGCGCCCCGCTGGCCGGTGCGGCCGTCGTCCTCGAACGACGGCGGGACGGCGCGTGGGCGGCGGTGGCGACGGTCGTCACCGACACCTCCGGGCGGGGCACCGCCGTCGTCCGGCGGGCCCGCGACGCCGGCGACAACGTCTTCCGAGCCCGGTACGACGGCGACGGGGTGCACGACCCGGCCCGCACCGCGCCGGTCCCCAGCCGCCTGGTGCGCCAGCCGAGCGTCGTCACCGTCGGCGGCCGCGACCGCGTCGTCGACGAGCGTGCCGTCACCCTGCGCGTGCGGTGGCGCACGACCGCCGGTACGGGGGTGCCGGGACCCGTGCGGCTCCAGCGCCGGCTGGCCGGTGAGCGCTGGGAGACCCTCCGCACGCTGCGCACCGACGGGCGCGGCCGCGCCACGCTCCGGGTCTGGCCCCGGGTCGACAGCCGGTGGCGGGTCGTCGCCCCCGCGCTCGACTGGGTGCGCGGCGACCGCAGCCCGGTGCACGGCGTCGACAACCTGCCGCCCGGCGTCCCGGTGCGGCTGCCGGCGGCGGCGCCCGAGCCGCGCGTCGACCTGCCCCGGCAGCCGCGGGCGACCTCGCCGGGTGCGGACCCCGTCGTCACCGCGATCCCCGACGGCGTCTGGGACGACATGACCGGCCGCAGCTGGCACGAGGGCTGCCCCGTCGGCCGCTCCGGCCTGCGGCTGCTCCGCATCAACTACTGGGGCTACGACGGCTACCGCTACCGGGGCGAGCTGGTCGCCGCCGCCGGCGCGGTCGACAACATGGCCCGCGCCCTCGCCGCGATGTACGCCGGCCGCTACCCGATCCGGTCGATGGTCCGCGTCGACCGGTTCGGCTGGTCCGAGCGCGTCCAGGGTGCCGACGACCACCGCTCGATGGCGGCCGGCAACACCTCCGCGTTCAACTGCCGCTGGGTGGTCAACCGCCCCGGCGTGCGCTCGCCGCACTCCTACGGGCGCTCCCTCGACGTGAACACCTGGGAGAACCCCTACCGCTCCGCCACCGGACTGGTGCCGAACAGCTGGTGGCAGGCGCACCGCCACCCGCGTGTCGCGTGGCGCTCGCGCGACCACGGCGTGGTCCGGATCATGCTGCGGCACGGGTTCCGCTGGACCTACGGCACCGGCGACAGCCAGCACTTCGACGTGCCGTCCGGCTCCGGTCGGGTCGTCGGGCCGGCGCCGCGCGCCTGCGGCGGTCACGCCTGCCACTGAGCCAACCACCGGGCCCGCCGCCGGCCACGACGTCACCCGCCCGCCCGAAGGTGTTGGTGCGCTCGTCACCGATGAGTGGTTCAGTCGACCCATGACATCTCGGAGATCTCGGACCATCCCCGTCGGCCGCGTCCTCGCGCCCGCCCTCGCCGCCCTCACCATGACGCTCGTGGCCCCGCTCGCGCCGGCCACCGCCGACCGCACGACGGTCGAGCAGGAGCGCTCCGCCGCGCCGTCGAGCGTGCGCGTCCAGCAGCTCGACGTCCCCCTCGTCTTCGGCCACCGCGGCGCCTCGGGCTACCGGCCCGAGCACACGCTGGCCTCCTACGAGCTCGCCATCCGGCTCGGGGCCGACTACATCGAGCCCGACCTCGTCTCCACCAAGGACGGCGTCCTGGTCACCCGCCACGAGAACGAGATCGGCACGACGACCGACGTCGCCGACCACCCGGAGTTCGCGTCGCGGCGCACCACCAAGACCATCGACGGCGTCGCGGTCACCGGCTGGTTCACCGAGGACTTCACGCTGCGCGAGCTCAAGACGCTGCGGGCCAAGGAGCGGCTGCCGCTGGTGCGGACCGGCAACACCCGCTACGACGGCCGGTTCCAGGTGCCGACCTTCACCGAGGTGCTCGCCCTGGTGGCGAGGTGGGAGAAGCGGCTCGGTCACAAGATCGGCGTCGCCCCGGAGACCAAGCACCCGACCTACTTCGACTCCATCGGGCTGTCGCTCGAGGAGCCGCTGCTGCGGAGCCTCAAGCAGGCCGGCAAGAACAAGGCGCGGAGCAAGGTCGTCATCCAGTCCTTCGAGGTCGGCAACCTGCGCGAGCTCGACCACGCCACCGACGTCCCGCTGGTGCAGCTGGCCGACGCGCGGGGCGGGCCCTACGACCTCGCCGACGAGGGCACCACCTACGCCGAGCTGACCAGCCGCGGCGGGCTCCGCAAGGTCGCGCGCTACGCCGACTGGGTCGGCCCGGAGAAGAGCCTGGTGCTGCCCCGCGACCCCGCCGGCGCCACGGGCGCACCGAGCGCCCTGGTCGGCAACGCCCACCGCGTCGGCCTCCGGGTCGTCGTCTTCACGGTGCGCGACGAGAACCAGTTCCTGCCCACGAACTTCCGGGTCGGCACCGACCCGAACGCCAAGGGCGACGTGTTCGGTGAGATCACCGCGCTGCTCGACGCCGGCGTCGACGGGATCTTCGCCGACTTCCCCGACTCCGGGGTCTTCGCCCGCGACGAGTGGGTCGGCTGACGGGCTAACCTCGACGGCGTGCCCGCCTGCGTCTTCTGCGCCATCGTCGCGGGGGAGGCGCAGGCGTCCGTCGTCCTCGACGAGCCGGACTTCCTGGCCTTCCTCGACGTCCGCCCGCTGTTCCACGGCCACGTGCTCCTGGTGCCGCGCGAGCACGTCGAGACGCTGCCCGACCTGCCGGCCGGGCTCCGCGACGGGTTCCTGGAGGCCGCCCAGCGGATCGCGGTCGCGGTCAAGGACGCGCTGGGTGCCCAGGGCAGCTTCGTGGCGATGAACAACACCGTCAGCCAGTCGGTGCCGCACCTGCACCTGCACGTCGTCCCGCGCACCAAGGGCGACGGGCTGCGCGGCTTCTTCTGGCCGCGCACCACCTACGCCGACGGGGAGGCCGACCGCGTCGCCGCCTCGCTGCGGGGGGCGCTCGATTCCTGAGGGCTGGGCTGGCCGGTGACCGGGTCGGGTCGCAGGCAACCGAACGGCGTCCCAGCGCGTCTACCAGGACATGAAGCTGGACGGCCTCGGCAGGACGGTGCTCGGCACCGTCGGGATCCTCGCGATGACGCTGGTCGCGTTCGCGCTGCAGACCCCGCTCGGGGGTCGCTGAGGGTTCCTCTACGGTGGGGAGGTCCGCCAACTAGTTTGGCCACCAACCACAGAGGAGTCACCGGGATGGGTCGCTACGACGGACGGGTCGCCGTCATCACCGGGTCGGCGCGCGGCATCGGGTTCGCCATCGCCACCCGCCTGGCCGAGGAGGGCGCGTCGGTCGCCGTCGTCGACCTCGACGAGGCCGCGGCCACCGAGGCCGCCGGCCGGCTGCCCCTGACCGAGGGCGCCAGGGCCGTCGGCATCGGGGCCGACGTCAGCCGGAGCGCGGACGTCGACGCCGCGATCGCCCGCGCCGTCGAGGAGCTCGGCGGCATCCACGTGCTGGTCAACAACGCCGGCATCACCCG
It encodes the following:
- a CDS encoding maleylpyruvate isomerase family mycothiol-dependent enzyme: MTGRRREGEERHWATIALERRALADLVATLTPQQWATPSLCPAWTVHGVVAHLVSVQEADRRQLAGAVVRGRALPPRVVLALAADLDGWSGADLADGLRRHAGSRFHPPGLGARSALTDVMVHRVDVAVPLGLPVDRPAAHWTPVLDFLLSGLPMLGSIRGGRPRLRYRATDVDWHGGRSGRGGPGTEVSGTAAALATTIAGRPALVHELDGPGVAALRAWVGAGAAS
- a CDS encoding transporter substrate-binding domain-containing protein, with protein sequence MRLVDITDELAPTGTLRASINLGNPVLAQGTPDAPGGVTVDIARELGSLLGVPVELVCFDAARDSFTAMTTGRADICFLAVDPAREETVAFTAPYAVIEGVYAVPDGSPLTSADDVDRPGVRVGVKEGSAYDLFLTRTLAHAEVVRGSEGTSVFSEQRLEVAAGIRQPVVDFVATHPGTRLLEPRFMEIQQAVGTARTRSPEAVGFLHTFVEDLKATGFVAAALLRSGRRDATVAPPAA
- a CDS encoding response regulator transcription factor, which produces MLNLEDDVDVVAEAATGDEAVAMAVKHGVDVAVLDLQMPGLDGTAVAEQLATRLPGCRCIIVTSHGRPGHLKRALAAGVRGFLPKTTSAATLAAVVRTVHAGGRHVDPQLAAEAITAGDSPLTPRESDVLELAATGAPIDEIAQRASLSPGTVRNYLSNAMTKLDAANRHDAVAIARRMGWI
- a CDS encoding sensor histidine kinase; the protein is MTLRRPRRWSALSRVERVDLYTRASLYVMLAGFAFSLLLAAATAAADAGERGAIVAGGVVVLVAATVVLRAVVDNHPARGPLPWPWVAVLLLGSVGYLLVPGTSSVDTVQATVTAMVIGNVAAALGGIPDHRVSAAVVAGGAVLGGLRGEASGVVSGAVLAAFLVFAVRASLWVLDVVSELDAARNAVARLAVAEERLRFSRDVHDVLGRRLSTIAVQAELAATLAARGDERSAEKMLEVRAVAHEALAEARELARGYRPTDLATELEGARSLLRSAGIDVELAVDVVPRAWHEAAGWVVRESVTNVLRHSAATRVRIELAGDELRVSNDGVRAGPPASGGGAGLDGLRERLSPLGASLTTTASPGSWTVVAHLPGSGPLSATTTRSPA
- a CDS encoding ABC transporter permease; its protein translation is MSATTATTTAPTPADRFSLRRLAHLTRWNLVLLARNRLALVYGTVLPLAGLALLLPGERGDIALGASGIGGVVLTAGLFPVFYNVLSQFVNRRDELVLKRMRTGEVRDSELLVGVALPGVLCALAVSAVTVPAAAALGQPLPLNPAVFAVGAVVSAVMFAGLAYWTAAWTRSAEAAQLTSMPVIILAIAGPVMASLTSLPEAVRDVVSYTPGAAIGELVRVGWFGLDGTGATESTLSLSETWGQSVGPLAVMVAWTGVALSLASRSMRWEPRS
- a CDS encoding ABC transporter ATP-binding protein, which encodes MDTNTTTRSPGQPAIRVRGLRRTFGHGATAFEAVRGIDLDVAAGSITALLGTNGAGKTSTLEVIEGLATATAGEIRVLGLDPIADRAAVRRRTGVLLQRSGFSGDLTVRETLRLWSGTLTAPRPVDDMLDLLSLGGRADTRMLSLSGGESRRVDLAATLMGDPELVILDEPTTGLDPESRRQVWTLVAGLRDAGSTVLVTTHYLEEAETLADRLEIMHRGEIVRSGTPTEIAAGHPSMISFDRLDTLPDPLSGVTRVHHEHSRTTLETSDLQASLGDLLDWADQYGVRLAGLDARSPSLETVFLAIADGRDPDAGTPGRPADRPAEHATPAVPLEGSLR
- a CDS encoding M15 family metallopeptidase codes for the protein MAFGRLLVIVSLLLLGATLPAAAAEPASLVLTATAGPADADAPLAVTLTGDDGAPLAGAAVVLERRRDGAWAAVATVVTDTSGRGTAVVRRARDAGDNVFRARYDGDGVHDPARTAPVPSRLVRQPSVVTVGGRDRVVDERAVTLRVRWRTTAGTGVPGPVRLQRRLAGERWETLRTLRTDGRGRATLRVWPRVDSRWRVVAPALDWVRGDRSPVHGVDNLPPGVPVRLPAAAPEPRVDLPRQPRATSPGADPVVTAIPDGVWDDMTGRSWHEGCPVGRSGLRLLRINYWGYDGYRYRGELVAAAGAVDNMARALAAMYAGRYPIRSMVRVDRFGWSERVQGADDHRSMAAGNTSAFNCRWVVNRPGVRSPHSYGRSLDVNTWENPYRSATGLVPNSWWQAHRHPRVAWRSRDHGVVRIMLRHGFRWTYGTGDSQHFDVPSGSGRVVGPAPRACGGHACH
- a CDS encoding glycerophosphodiester phosphodiesterase, which translates into the protein MTSRRSRTIPVGRVLAPALAALTMTLVAPLAPATADRTTVEQERSAAPSSVRVQQLDVPLVFGHRGASGYRPEHTLASYELAIRLGADYIEPDLVSTKDGVLVTRHENEIGTTTDVADHPEFASRRTTKTIDGVAVTGWFTEDFTLRELKTLRAKERLPLVRTGNTRYDGRFQVPTFTEVLALVARWEKRLGHKIGVAPETKHPTYFDSIGLSLEEPLLRSLKQAGKNKARSKVVIQSFEVGNLRELDHATDVPLVQLADARGGPYDLADEGTTYAELTSRGGLRKVARYADWVGPEKSLVLPRDPAGATGAPSALVGNAHRVGLRVVVFTVRDENQFLPTNFRVGTDPNAKGDVFGEITALLDAGVDGIFADFPDSGVFARDEWVG
- a CDS encoding HIT family protein; protein product: MPACVFCAIVAGEAQASVVLDEPDFLAFLDVRPLFHGHVLLVPREHVETLPDLPAGLRDGFLEAAQRIAVAVKDALGAQGSFVAMNNTVSQSVPHLHLHVVPRTKGDGLRGFFWPRTTYADGEADRVAASLRGALDS